In Bythopirellula goksoeyrii, a single window of DNA contains:
- a CDS encoding thioredoxin family protein has product MGRLIAETLRWAALAVILSPTATCLGDSPNETVETSPPVTAAESKTLFKFDSYPAAWTASQESNKPILVYVSMPECPHCTKMVDSTFASADVNALVTDSFETIQAGRYTHALLVEKLHIKWYPSTVLVGSNNKVLDMIEGYVDHDTFKRRLQLGIASANNATQTR; this is encoded by the coding sequence ATGGGGCGATTAATCGCAGAGACACTTCGTTGGGCAGCTTTGGCTGTCATTCTCTCCCCCACTGCCACCTGTCTGGGAGATAGTCCCAACGAAACGGTCGAGACTTCCCCGCCGGTAACTGCAGCAGAGTCCAAGACGCTTTTCAAGTTCGATAGTTACCCGGCAGCTTGGACTGCATCTCAAGAGTCGAACAAGCCCATTCTGGTCTATGTATCGATGCCCGAGTGTCCTCACTGCACGAAAATGGTCGACTCTACTTTTGCTAGTGCGGATGTGAATGCTCTGGTTACCGACTCCTTCGAGACAATCCAGGCCGGTCGCTATACGCATGCCTTGTTAGTAGAAAAACTGCATATCAAGTGGTATCCTTCGACCGTGCTAGTCGGATCGAACAACAAAGTTCTCGACATGATCGAGGGCTACGTCGATCACGACACATTCAAACGACGCCTGCAATTGGGAATTGCCTCGGCAAACAACGCCACGCAAACTCGCTAG